GCAAGTGGTGCGGCGCAGTGGTGATGGGGTGGACCAACAACCGCAAGTGGTGGAGGCTGCACGCGACTTCACGGTGAAGCTGGATGTATCCGGCCTGCAGCCGGGTACCACTTACTACTACCAGTTCACCATTGACGGCGAAGCGTCTCCGATTGGACGGACCAAAACTTTGCCATCGGCAGGTGTAGACCGGGTCCGATTAGGCCTCGTGGCCTGCTCCAATTTCAGCAATGGCTGGTTCAATGCTTACAAGGTCTTGGCCCGACGGGATGTGGACGCCGTTCTCCACGTTGGAGATTACTTCTACGAGTACTCGGGTAGTAACAGCCCCATCGGGCGCCCACATGAGCCGGAAAAAGAGACAGTAAGCCTCAGCGATTACCGCATGCGACATGCGCAGTATCGGACCGATCCCGACTTGGCCGAGATGACCCGCCAACATCCGCTCATCGCCGTTTGGGATGACCACGAATCCGCTAATAATTCCTGGATTGATGGGGCCGAGGAGCATGACCCTGCTACCGAAGGCGATTGGGACACGCGCAAAAGCGCTGCAGCTCTTGCCTATGCCGAATGGATGCCCATCCGTCTGCCCAAGCCTCAGGACCCGCTCACCATTTGGCGCCGCTTCGAGTTCGGTGACCTCGTCGACTTATTCATGCTGGATACGCGCCTACAACGGAATGCCCCGGAGATCGAGACCATCAACGACCCGGCGGCCGACGACCCCAGTCGGAGCATGCTGGGCGCCGAGCAAAAGGCCTGGCTGAAGGAAGGCCTGCAGCAGTCCGCCAGCCGCAATGCCGCCTGGCGCATTCTAGGTCAGCAAACCATGATCTCGCCGCACCGCGGCTTTCTACAGGGGGAAGTCCCTCTGCCCTATCTGCCCGAAGAGGTAGCGCAGGAAATGGGCATTCGCCAAGGTGGCGGCAACGAAGGCACCGATAATTGGGCTGCCTATGTGGCCGAGCGCAACGAGTTGATGGCTTTTTTGCGCGACGGCGGCATCGCCAACAATGTGGTGCTCACCGGCGATATCCACACCGCCTGGGCCGCCGACATCACCGAAGACCCGTATACGCTGTTTAACCCCATCACCCCCAATATCACGGGCGTACCCGGGTACAACCCCA
This genomic stretch from Oceanococcus sp. HetDA_MAG_MS8 harbors:
- a CDS encoding alkaline phosphatase D family protein, with amino-acid sequence MPSTRRDFLARSAALTAGVLLTGCEGNSPQTLRSVKQSIFQHGVASGDPLQDRVILWTRASRVGDGTVIDWVVARDPQLQQVVRRSGDGVDQQPQVVEAARDFTVKLDVSGLQPGTTYYYQFTIDGEASPIGRTKTLPSAGVDRVRLGLVACSNFSNGWFNAYKVLARRDVDAVLHVGDYFYEYSGSNSPIGRPHEPEKETVSLSDYRMRHAQYRTDPDLAEMTRQHPLIAVWDDHESANNSWIDGAEEHDPATEGDWDTRKSAAALAYAEWMPIRLPKPQDPLTIWRRFEFGDLVDLFMLDTRLQRNAPEIETINDPAADDPSRSMLGAEQKAWLKEGLQQSASRNAAWRILGQQTMISPHRGFLQGEVPLPYLPEEVAQEMGIRQGGGNEGTDNWAAYVAERNELMAFLRDGGIANNVVLTGDIHTAWAADITEDPYTLFNPITPNITGVPGYNPITGQGSVGVEFVAMSVTSNNAIDFVPDAQTAAEVAAEGYNLGVELGNPNVMHHNAAIHGFVLIDATPDRIQGEFWQTGPASIPFADTADATLDEAWQSRRGAPGAIGTDHLVPALGASDPRANAPTLAP